A region of the Deltaproteobacteria bacterium genome:
CCGATCGCCTTGAAAAAAATGAATATGCTGGTGCGCATAGGCGACCTGGGCGCCGAGCAAGACGATCACCCAACCGATCTGGACCCAGAGAAGAAACAGCAAGAGAATTGCGAAGCTCGAATAGATCGCATAATACTGCGTCGATGTCGCGACAAACCGAGCGAAGCCCCAGCCGACGGTCTGCCAGAGCAGCGCGGCGACCAAGCCGCCGACCAACGCCGAGCGAATTTTCACCTGGGTGTTGGGAATGAAGATATAGACGAAGCTGAAGGCGCCCCACAGCGTCAGATAGGGCACCAACCGCAAGAGCGCGAGAACCACCTTGCCGAAGGTTTGCAATTCCACCAGCGAACTGACGAAAGCGTTGTGTTGCAGCGTCGCCGTGATCGTCACGGCGGCGAAGACTAGCACCGGACCGACCAAGATCGCACTCAGGTAATCGCTGAACTGGCGCGCCAGCTTGCGCCGCGACTTGACCCGCCAGATGTGATTGAACGCCTCTTCGATGGTGCTCATCAGCGACAGCACGGTGATAAACAGCGCGATCAAGCCGACACTGCCCAAGGCGCTGGCGCTCATCTTGTCGACGAAGCCGATCAAGTTGGCGGTGATCTCACGGCCTTTGTCGCCCAGCGGTTCGAGCGCTTCGGCGAGGGCCGGCTCCATGCGATTGTGCACGCCGAAACCCTTGAGCAGGGAAAACACCACCGCTAACAACGGCGCCAGCGACAGCAGGGTTTTGAACGCCAGCGCCATCGCTTGCAGTTTGACCAGATGCTGAAAAAAATCCCGCGCCACCATGACGCCGATCTTGAGCGACGACTGGAGCAGCCGTTTCGACCCGCTAAGCTCGTCAAGTTCTTGGTCGAGAACTTGGTCGACGACCTGGGTGCGCATCTGCTGGATCGATCGACGTTTCGTTGGCGCGGCTGGACTCATGGTTTGGTAGTTGAAAGAAAAGGAATTGTTAGATCGGAGCTTAGCAGCTTTGCTGGGCGCCGACAAAGACCTTTTGCCGACTCCGTGAAATTGACAAACCCCGCGCGCCGTCGCTATGGTGCAAAAGCAAAACGATTCACCAACGACAAACCCGTGCCGTCACAAACCTTACCCAGTAGCGCATCGTCATCAGCCCTCGCAAAGCCCGCGCTCAACGTCGGCACGTTAGTAGCGCTGACGTTTTTCTGCGTCGCCGGCGGCGCCTACGGATTGGAAGACGCCGTCGGCGCTGGCGGGCCGTTGTTGGTGCTGCTTGGAATTTTGCTTTTGCCTTGGCTCTGGAGTCTCCCCACCGCGCTGATGACCGCCGAACTATCGGCCGCGTTGCCGGAAGATGGCGGTTATGTAATTTGGGTCGAGAAAGCCTTCGGCAGATTCTGGGGCTTCCAAGAAGGTTGGCTGAGCTGGCTCTGTAGTTTCGCCGACAACGCGCTCTATCCGGTCATGTTCGTCGACTATCTCGCCTATTTGCGCGGCGACATGGCGCCCCTCGAACGCTGGCTCATCGGCGCGGCGCTGATCGTTGTCGTCACCTGGTTGAATATTCGCGGCACGCGCTTGGTCGGTGTGAGTTCGCTGCTCTTCACCTTG
Encoded here:
- a CDS encoding YihY/virulence factor BrkB family protein; this translates as MSPAAPTKRRSIQQMRTQVVDQVLDQELDELSGSKRLLQSSLKIGVMVARDFFQHLVKLQAMALAFKTLLSLAPLLAVVFSLLKGFGVHNRMEPALAEALEPLGDKGREITANLIGFVDKMSASALGSVGLIALFITVLSLMSTIEEAFNHIWRVKSRRKLARQFSDYLSAILVGPVLVFAAVTITATLQHNAFVSSLVELQTFGKVVLALLRLVPYLTLWGAFSFVYIFIPNTQVKIRSALVGGLVAALLWQTVGWGFARFVATSTQYYAIYSSFAILLLFLLWVQIGWVIVLLGAQVAYAHQHIHFFQGDRLLLAQSPAGREKLALHTMLLIGRNFYYGIDPKSVTDLAADMQIPAGLVKEFLEMFADTRLVLPIVDGETYVLGRDPETIFIKEILDCVRHSGKKLKIAADRSDAETEINTLLRDVDDAMTKSLAGKSLQAVILSLPVPDADA